The proteins below come from a single Pleuronectes platessa chromosome 3, fPlePla1.1, whole genome shotgun sequence genomic window:
- the LOC128437561 gene encoding equilibrative nucleobase transporter 1, producing MQGYTVGTRLRYQLTLATGMLECLCFAGVVFGYASLVFVLKEDGYFSHLCDTVPGTNGTLSSTDCSRQDERFSLVFTVASFLNNFNIINGYLFDRFGTMVTRLLGICLYTTGTLLVAFSSAAFSELLFPALPCIAVGGILLLLTNMQVGNLFPVHRSTIITLYNGAFDSSSAVFLVIKVLYEQGVGLRSSFLVMSICSIVHLLRTFLLMPRTHIPYPPPQYYTYGLNCGKANSYNVEQLEKTRDGAMKDNTTPAAEDGTEAQDSAKGTQPGSTSFRSCVLSWFFLWHLLWLSIMQLRHYLFIGTLNPMLNRLANNDPDLVSQYTNAFAMTQVCGVLCAPWNGLIMDRHKGKPLAPGESEQEVDLRSSSLSLFLTSLQCLLFSVCATIPHLHLQYLTFALQVLSRSFLYGGNAAFISIAFPACHFGKLYGLLMSMSSVVSLLQYPCFALVTGTLDGDSFYVDIALTFLTLLVFIHPVYVFLHCRKLTHHRALKAQTEAANGSKVVETML from the exons ATGCAGGGATACACGGTTGGTACCAGGTTACGCTACCAGCTGACTCTGGCCACGGGGATGCTGGAATGTCTGTGCTTTGCCGGTGTGGTGTTTGGTTATGCCTCCCTGGTGTTTGTGCTGAAGGAGGACGGGTACTTCAGTCACCTGTGTGACACTGTCCCTGGCACCAACGGCACGCTGAGCAGTACAG ACTGTAGCAGACAAGATGAGAGGTTCTCTCTGGTCTTCACCGTCGCCTCGTTCCTCAACAACTTTAATATCATCAATGGCTACCTGTTTGATCGATTTGGCACCATGGTGACCAGGCTGCTGGGAAT ATGTTTATACACCACTGGAACCCTTCTTGTTGCCTTCTCGAGTGCAG CATTTTCAGAGCTGCTTTTTCCAGCCTTGCCCTGCATTGCTGTGGGAGGAATTCTGCTCCTTCTAACTAACATGCAG GTGGGAAACTTGTTCCCAGTTCACCGCTCCACCATCATCACGCTCTACAACGGTGCCTTCGACTCCTCCTCCGCTGTGTTTCTCGTCATCAAG GTTCTGTATGAACAAGGAGTCGGTCTTCGCTCCTCCTTCCTTGTTATGTCCATCTGCAGCATCGTCCACCTGCTGAGGACCTTCCTGCTGATGCCCAGAACCCACATACCGTACCCTCCACCACAGTACTACACCTATGG GCTGAACTGTGGAAAGGCCAACTCTTACAATGTGGAGCAGCTTGAGAAGACGAGGGACGGTGCGATGAAGGACAACACAACACCCGCAGCTGAGGATGGGACAGAAGCCCAAGACTCTGCAAAAGGTACTCAACCTGGTT CGACAAGCTTCCGGAGCTGTGTGTTGTCTTGGTTCTTCCTGTGGCACCTGCTGTGGCTGTCCATCATGCAGCTGAGACACTATCTCTTCATCGGCACACTCAACCCCATGCTCAACCGCCTGGCCAACAACGACCCCGACCTGG TGAGCCAGTACACCAACGCTTTCGCCATGACCCAGGTGTGTGGAGTGCTGTGTGCTCCCTGGAACGGACTCATCATGGACAGACATAAGGGAAAGCCTCTAGCTCCTG GAGAGAGCGAGCAGGAGGTGGACCTgcgctcctcctctctgtctctgttcctGACCTCCCTGCAGTGCCTGCTCTTCTCCGTGTGCGCCACCATTCCCCACCTCCACCTGCAGTATCTCACCTTTGCTCTACAGGTCCTCAGTCGCTCCTTCCTCTACGGGGGAAACGCAGCCTTCATTAGCATCGC ttTTCCAGCCTGTCACTTTGGGAAGCTGTACGGCCTGCTGATGTCCATGTCTTCTGTCGTGTCTCTGCTGCAGTACCCCTGCTTCGCCCTCGTCACAGGAACTCTGGATGGAGACTCCTTTTAT gttgACATTGCTCTGACTTTCCTCACGCTGCTGGTGTTCATCCATCCTGTCTACGTCTTCCTCCACTGCAGGAAGCTCACTCACCACAGGGCGTTGAAGGCGCAGACTGAAGCCGCTAATGGCTCCAAAGTGGTTGAAACCATGCTGTAA